The Wolbachia endosymbiont of Drosophila innubila region ATGGTCATTGGCAGCTAATGGAATAGCTAACTTTCACTTTAAAGTCAACTTATAGGAGAGCGTATGCTACAAGATTTTTTAACTGATTTTAATAATGCAAAACTGCAGAACAATTTAATACCGAAAGGTACAATAGTCAAGGTAAAAATGGCAATAAAGCCTGGAGGTTATGAAAATTGGTTCACTAAAAACTACACTACTGGCAGTATCTATTTAAATGTAGAATTTACCGTCACTGAAGGCTCATATGCAAAACGCAAGATTTTTCAGATTATAGGTATCAAAAATGGCAAAGCAGAAGGTGAAGAAGACATCTGGGGAGAATCTGGACGTTCTATGCTGCGTAGTATTTTGGAATCATCCAGAAATATTCATGCAAATGACACTTCAGAGAAAGCAGTGACTGCTAGAAGAATAAACTCTATAGCTGATTTCAACGATTTAGAGTTTACAGCAAAAGTAGGCATTGAAACTAATAATACATACGGAGATAGAAATAGGATTACTACAGTTATTACTCCAGAATTACAAAAAAGTTTTCAAGATGATTGGTTGCCATTTTGAAGTATGACGAAGGAAAGTTGTGGGCTGCTGTTATTACTAGAGCTATTCAGGATGCAGCAGGAAAAAACCCTAAACTTAAAAAAGAGGCTTGTCAATGGATTCGCTCACGATCTTTTGAAACTGTTTGTGAGCTGGCTAATCTTGACTTTAAACGTCTAAAAAATATGTTGAACAAATTTGGAATAAACAAGGAGAATTTTATGGATTTTTCATCTAAAAATGCTTTGAAAATAAAATCATTATTAATTAATAACATCAAAGATTGTTTATCTTATTTGTTACCTGAAGGCAAATCTTACCAAGATAAATTCTATATTGGCAGTAGAAATGGAAATAAGATAATAGTTGAAATGGAAGGAGAAAATGCAGGAAATTGTTACAACCTGATCGAAGAAAAGAAAGGAAATATAATAGACCTTTGGACTTTAGTTAAAGGTAATATAGATTCTGCTGAAACATGGTTGAACGGTAAAGATGAAAGAAGTTCCATATTACAAGAAAAACAAAACGAAGAAAAAGCATTTTCTGTAAACCATTACTTAAACGATAAATCACCAATGCCAAAAGATATAATAGGCCCAAGAATTTTGACACCAGGTGGTCTTTTGGTCATAGGTGGTACTCCAAAGATTGGCAAAAGTCATTTTCTTCTTTCTCTATTAGTACATCTGGCAGCAGGAAGATCATTTCTTGGCATGAAGCCTACAAGACCACTAAAAATATTCTATCTACAAAACGAAATGGAATATGATTACATTAGAGAACGTATACAACAACTCAACAAACTTCCTCATTTAGCAACAGAAAACTTAGTTGTGACGAACAAGATGAATTTGACCTTAAATGAAGAAGGTATAGAAAAAATAAAAAATATGGTAGAGGAAAAGTTTGATTTAGTTGTGATTGATTCTCCTTATAATTCCGTTAACTATGGTCTGCAGCATGCAATAGAAAAACTGCGTTCCAAGATTAATCCTATGGCTGGAATAATCATCATAAATCACACCAAAAAAGTATCTACCTCTACATTGGAAAAGAATCCATTTCAAGCTCTCGTTGGTGCTAACGCTTTAAGAAGTTTTTATACATCTGGAATAGTAATATTTCAACCCAATAAACGTACAAATATCTTACAAGTAGTATATGAACTTAGAAACGGTAGATCTATACCAACAAAATTCATCAATAAGATTAATGGATGTTGGAAAACTGCTAACGTTATAGCTAGAACATAAAAATTCTTCAGGTAGGTATGGATATTTATTGTTCACAAAGAAATGGACATTATAAATTATTAGGGAAGAAAGAACAATTAAGAACTCAACTCCTATCAAATATAAGGTCATGTCTTTCTTATTTACTGCCAAGAGGAACTTTTCGTGGTGATAAGTTCTATGTAGGTGATCTACAAGGCAATAAAGGACAAAGTATGATAGTGGAGTTAACTGGCAGTAAAGCCGGATTATGGCATGATTTTTCTACCGAAGAAGGAGGAGATATTTTTGATCTTTGGGCTGCTGTTACTGGAAAAAATCAATTTACTGATACGATAGAAGATATTGCTAAGTGGATTGGTTATTCGGAAAAAAATAACACTCTGGGGCAACCAACGGCATCATGGAACTATTACGATGAAAGTGATCAAGTGATTGTTACAGTTTATCGTTATAACACTGATTCAGGAAAAAGATATCTTCCTTTTGATGTAAAAAGGTCTAGTTTTACTCTACCAGAGACCAGGCCTTTATATAATATTCCAGGTATCGTGAAATCTGATAAGGTGATTTTAGTTGAAGGTGAAAAGTGTGCAGATGCTCTGATAGAGCAAGGTATGACTGCCACAACTGCAATGTTAGGAGCAAATGCACCAATAGAAAAAACAGACTGGTCACCACTTAAGGGCAAGCATGTTATTATTTGGCCAGACAATGATGAACCAGGTAAACAATATGCTGAGAAAGTTGTGAAAAAGCTTACTTTTCTTAGTGTTTTATCACTTACTCTTCTTGAAATACCGGAGAATAAACCAAAGGGATGGGATTCAGCTGATGGTATAGAAGAAAAGATGAATATTCCTGAATTCATTGAAAATAACTCGAAAAAAATCATCGTTAAGCAATTGCTTAATA contains the following coding sequences:
- a CDS encoding AAA family ATPase; this encodes MWAAVITRAIQDAAGKNPKLKKEACQWIRSRSFETVCELANLDFKRLKNMLNKFGINKENFMDFSSKNALKIKSLLINNIKDCLSYLLPEGKSYQDKFYIGSRNGNKIIVEMEGENAGNCYNLIEEKKGNIIDLWTLVKGNIDSAETWLNGKDERSSILQEKQNEEKAFSVNHYLNDKSPMPKDIIGPRILTPGGLLVIGGTPKIGKSHFLLSLLVHLAAGRSFLGMKPTRPLKIFYLQNEMEYDYIRERIQQLNKLPHLATENLVVTNKMNLTLNEEGIEKIKNMVEEKFDLVVIDSPYNSVNYGLQHAIEKLRSKINPMAGIIIINHTKKVSTSTLEKNPFQALVGANALRSFYTSGIVIFQPNKRTNILQVVYELRNGRSIPTKFINKINGCWKTANVIART